Sequence from the Amaranthus tricolor cultivar Red isolate AtriRed21 chromosome 1, ASM2621246v1, whole genome shotgun sequence genome:
atatatatatatatatatatatatatgtatatatatatatgtatatatatatatatatatatatatatatgtatatatatatatgtatatatatatatatatatatatatatatatatatatatatatatatatatatatatatatatatatatatatatgtatatatatatatatatatatatatatgtatatatatatatatatatatatgtatatatatatatatatatatgtatatatatatatatgtatatatatatatatatgtatatatatatatatatatgtatatatatatatatatatatatatatatatatatatatatatatatatatgtatatatatatatatatatatgtatatacatatacatatatatatatatatatatatatatatatatatatatatatatatatatatatataaactaattgaaataaattgatctgccataaaatgagcatacatcaattaaaaacccgactattaacttattttgatattgacccgatcgatagttgtccgtaaccgataactactcgaaaaataaagctcgaacccgatttgtgcccgaaaaaaccgaactaatgtaagaccgatgacaacccgagctcgattgacacgcgactcgaatttcaaccgataacaaatcggtttgaacccgataatgcgaacaaccgttgttaaaccgacccgtaaccaaccgatctgacccgagtatgacccgttgttgtatacaaccgaaaatttaccgattcgaaaaccaaccgagccgaattacacccgtccgaaaccgacccgataacccgaatgaacacctctagcagttactaactgcaaacaactCCAAATTTcaggtttgggaatttcacacttacttttggaataagtttgaaagttaaattatttagttgttacttgttttataatatcaaagtatgagtttttaattcctTCTTTTGGCAAGATAATAAATagtcattttaattatagtaggTGTTTTATGGTATTAAAGTAAGAGTTTCAAGATCCAAAAGTAAGCATTTTAAGATATTAAAGTAGGTAATTTAAGATAAATAACTAGAGGTTTTAAGATACAAGGTTGCATTGCATTGTATCATATGAATCATAAAAGTATGATTTCTACTAGCAAAAGTATCTACAATGACTCAATAAAATACCTACTTTTATAGTTAAAAACATCTACTATAAACCATTATAGTACCCACTTGTAATGTAAAATGCGTTGTGAACAATTATAATACCTACTTCTACTGTTAAAAATAACTACTATGAATCATTACCTAATACTAATAAAATCCATATTATATTCATTACAAAAGCTACTTGTATATGTAAAAATACCTACTATGAaccattacaaaaataaaacaataaattcAAGGTCAAGTCTGTGTCATTCTTGACATTCTATGGGCCAtaggaaaaatataaaaatggatgCTCCTTCTATAATATTTCAACATAAAAttttgcatcaagaaaatatataaaattcacATAAAATACGTGATATTCATAATATGTTACAAATTGTCTCCAAAATACGTATTAAAGCAAATAACAATAATTTTCCTTCAAAACAAGCACCAAAAGGTGTAAGAAACAATAAGTCCTCATGAATTACAAAATGTCAAGATGTCAAATTGCAAAATTCTGCATAATGataaattagtatatataaaaatcattatGCAAAATTAACTAAGGCCAAAATAATTATTGTGCTAATAATCAAACAACAAACGTAGACATTGAACCTTCGTGACTTACCGCCAATTTCCAAAAGATCATCTAAATTTCTCTAGTATTCGGTGTAAGTGTGTAACAAAAATGTCTTTCAACCTAATTCAATTCgaactatttaaaaataaatataaattcaaaataaatacccatcataaaaaccctaaaacaattaaaatttaagaccgtaaaacaaaaaaaatcaaaatgatatATTAGGATAGGATTTCAAATTTGAAGTAATCCTTCCATCTTATTCCTTTTTTAtgatttgattagtttttgtgTGAATTAGATGCATCATAGTGCGAAATTTCTGTGTGAATTAGGGTTTAATATTGATAACTATCATTGAGAATAGTTTTAGGAATCATTTATGCATGAGTAAGGAAACCTTATCTTGAAaatgcttatatatatatatatatatatatatatatatatatatatatatatatatatatatatatatatatatatatatatatatatatatatatatatatatatatatatatatatatatatattcaaattttattggATCGCTTGTGAGAGTCGTTTCATAGAGAGACAGACTCTCACAAGACATGCTATTAAATTTATGACTCATTGGTTTTAACTCAACAAACCCAAAACTAACTAATAGACCATTTTGACATGTCTTGTAAGTTGtataaaatacttaaaagttGAAAAATACTTCATCTGTTCCTAAATGATGTTtctatttatcattttaaattgttttatttgttattctcCTAATTTATTTCACAAAATTTTGACATATTTAACTTTGTTTATCCTAACTTTAATATCTTATTAATGCTTATGGTTCTTACATATTTtacattaactttattttaacatttttatactatttatggTCTTCACTTATTTCATTGACTTTATTTAAACattcttttaataattatgatcttcatattattttcaactaaaattatttcaatttaataaaataatatattcaccatataataaaattaattttttaaatttctatcAACATGAACATGAGTACGAAACGAAGGAAGCGTTAGTTAAAGTCTACTCTAGGGATGacaattcagtccgaatccgaCCCTAGTCCGACTCGATCCGAGAAAAATAATCCAATTCGAGTACgaggaaaaggttatccgactccaactccgacttcatgatccgaatccgagttagagacggaccggagttggaccttattaaaaatccgacactctgacccgactccgaccctgaaggaaatccgactttgaatttgactcttaacccaatattttgtttcttttaaaactctgaacgtgactaattcaagctctctcatactaattgtaattttctattttgaaaaactacttggtatttttatttagatcaatcaatcaaaatacgacaaatcagatcaagagaaataaaatacgccacATCAAAATGcgataaaattttgttaaattgtagtattaggaatatttctcatgttaaacttgaattcaaagtacatattttgttaaattgtatttgaaaaatatattttgttaacttcgtatgctttaaatcactagtacaatatcacaacgataaagtttgataataatccgactccgattccgactccgttggaggtccgagagtccgagtcagggcaaacttggagtatgcataattcgactccgagtggaggtggactgaaaaaaaaagttcgacTAAAATTCGAAACAAAATCAGATTATATATAATCtgagccgagtccgacccattggTATCCCTGGTCTACTCCGTAGAACACAGAATCCAAATTCCATTGCATTCTATTCCGTCAAAACCCCTataatgtaataataatttCCTGAAACCTTAAACCCCTGTAAACGAAAACTTTTCCAAGGTTTCTTTCTTCCAATCAATCGCCATTTCCTTCTTCTCTCGCAAGTCTCTTCATCACTTCGTTCTCTAGAACATTCCTTCATTTTTATCACCATTGTAAggctgattttatttttttttgtttttactttattgtgTGACCAGTAGGATATGAATATAATACAAAGTTGATTAGAATTTTTAATACTGTTTTTCATGAAATCAACATGAGATAGTTTATTATAATAGATTAGAGTTTTTTGAACACATTTTTTGATTTCTGATTTTCAGCCGATTGTTTGTTCTACTGTTTACTGAAGGTTGTGATTACACTTTGAGGTAATTCATAATTTGACCTCTAGGCTACTGATCAAGGCCCCACTCAAAGGGCGGGACAAATACAACACCTTTTATTTCCGTTGAAGACGAACCAGATTGCCTAGGTTAAGCTGCGAACTAGGGTGATGGGGTTTTTTCGGGTGGGAACAAGCCAACCACTTGGTTTCCCCTTGTCAATTTAGTGGGGATATGTAGAGTTGACCTCAAAAGATCACCTTCTGTTATGTATTTTGAATGCTTCGTTTTGGTTGATTTTACCATGATTTATATGGTTGTCATTTGGATGATTGATTGGTTGCACGTTGACTATAGCTTTGTGTCCATTGTTTCCTTCTGTAAGTGAACTACTTCATCCAAAGTTACCAATTCTGCCACCTGATTTTGCAGTAAGAATTCACAATTTGCCAAAAATAGTCCACAATTTCACTTGGTCCGAATGCAATTTGTAGGGAGATTAGTAGATTAGGTGACACTGCTTTGGTATATGTCAGCAGCGATATGATAGTTtagaatttaattatattttatagcAGGTTATTGTTGCTTTTGAAAGATAGACAAGAACGAGAATCAATTTGTGAAACCATTTTCTTCTGAGATTAGCTTTTGAAACTAACAAATAATATTTCCAAATACAATAATAGCAATGCTAGAGCCTTAATCCAAAAGATTGGGATTGTCTACATGAACGATATAATAGTATGAAATCGCGCCGTATAATTTATGGTTTTTATTTTCAGTACAAGGATTGTTTTTTCATTGCTCTACCTAGCTTTGCCCATGTAGGACTTTGATGATGGTGTTCTTTACCACTTTGCTTTGAACGTAGGCTTGGAAAGTGTGAATGTGCTGTTTCCCGTGTAACGGCAGGATTGCTTGTTGATGGCATCCAGATTTTTAGTGCGAAGGAGAAGACAATTTGTTGATTTACTGAATGTCCATCTGCGGTGTATCCACAGTTTCCAAAATTCCAACTCTGAACAGTCCACTAGGCATTTTAATCTTCAAAATTCTAGTACAGGCTATGTTTCTCCGAAaacaaaaatagtaaatgagGGAGATTCATTTCCAATTCCTTGTGTTAAAAGCCATGTGACAGACTTTTCTGCTCTAGGAGTGTATAGGTcgacatattttattttacctACTTATCAGTATAGGAGACAGAAAAATAGATTGGCAACAACCATTGCATTAGATTTTCAATCATCACGTCATGCCTCAACTGCCACAGCAGGACAACCAGAGTATGATGATGAGGAATATGAATCTGTTGCTGCTAAGAAGAGAAAGGAGGCATCTCCAGAGGAATGTGACCAAGCTGTAGTAGGCTTAAGTACCGCCAAAGCGGAAGTAAAAGCTAAGTTACAGGATTCTCAAAAGGGTGCTCAGACTGTTCTGCATAAAGTCTGGGCGACACTTTTGGGAATCGGTCCTGCTTTGAGAGCTATAGCTTCCATGAGTAGGTTAGTATCCTGTGGTGGTGATTGGATGATTTTTTCTGTCATCGCTATGGTTACTAAATGTTcatttatgaattatgattctTGATGCAGGGAGGATTGGGCTAAAAAGGCGATTCACTGGAAGGATGAAATCAAGTCGACCTTGCAGCACTACTGGCTGGGTTGCAAATTGTTATGGACAGATGTGAGGATTAGTTCAAGGTTGCTCCTCAAACTTGCTGGTGGAAGGAGTCTCTCTCGAAGGGAAAGACAACAGCTTACAAGGACAACAGCAGACATTTTTAGACTTGTTCCATTTGCTGTTTTTATCATTGTCCCCTTCATGGAGTTTTTACTTCCGGTATTTCTGAAGCTTTTCCCAAACATGCTTCCATCTACCTTTCAAGACAAGATGAAAGAGCAGGTTTGCTGTTCAGTATTACTTTTTAGAAATGTTTACTATCATCTTATTCAGTTTGACTTCTCcgtaattgtaattaattctCATGGTTTTGTGTGTGACATATCAATCTATCATAATATCTATGACTTTTAAGTTTGAGAACATTGCTTCGGTCTATTTTATAAATTACTTGAAATTTCATGCATAGGGATCATTATGCTAGTAGTTTTGCTTCAACACTTTTCAGTTTTGCATCTTTGGCACATCATATAAACCATGACTCTGGTGTCTCAGTCAAGGCTCTCCTTCTTAGGAtcgtttttttttccttttggggGCTGGATGAATTTTCACCCATACGTTTATATTGCACTTtctagagtttttttttttgaatgccCAAGTTTTAAATCATCTAATATATGTCATCCTTTAACAAATAAACTGTGAAAATTGTCTATCATATTTGGTGGACGAAGAGAAAACTgttaattatatttgatgctataTTGCATGGATTTGTGAACTGAACACCATTAATAGGATTGATGCACTTGGCTATGTGCACGTGGCCTCCCACTAGGGTACATTTTCACCCTAGTGTTGTGTAGATTTGTTTCAAACTTATTTGATGTGGAGAAGCAAGATTGGGAAATCATGTTTATAGAAAAGATTTCTATTTATGCAATTCATGTTTGAGTTCATCGAATGTGTCCATACTTGATTTTAATGTAAAAAATTGGATTGGTGCTGTTctaaaaatgacattatattTTGTGTGGTATACTCTAGAAATTAACAATAGTATAATCAACAAGTGTCTCTAAGTTATGGATGCCATCTTATAGGAAGCTTTGAAACGGAGACTTACTGCAAGAATAGAATACGCGAAGTTTCTTCAGGATACTGTCAAACAAATGGCCAAAGAGGTGCAAAATTCACGTAGTGGAGAGATTAAGCAAACAGCTGAAGACCTTGATGAGTTTTTGAACAAGGTTaaccaataatttttttaatgtttctaAGCCTTTACTCTttgtgttcaatgttcattatgtGTTGACGTTCATAAATGTTGGTTTAGATTAGAAAAGGTAGCAGTGTCTCAAATGAGGAGATTTTGGGCTTTGCAAAGCTGTTTAATGATGAACTCACCCTTGATAATATCAGCAGGTTCTCTTTATGTCTGCTAC
This genomic interval carries:
- the LOC130806699 gene encoding uncharacterized protein LOC130806699 isoform X1, with translation MASRFLVRRRRQFVDLLNVHLRCIHSFQNSNSEQSTRHFNLQNSSTGYVSPKTKIVNEGDSFPIPCVKSHVTDFSALGVYRSTYFILPTYQYRRQKNRLATTIALDFQSSRHASTATAGQPEYDDEEYESVAAKKRKEASPEECDQAVVGLSTAKAEVKAKLQDSQKGAQTVLHKVWATLLGIGPALRAIASMSREDWAKKAIHWKDEIKSTLQHYWLGCKLLWTDVRISSRLLLKLAGGRSLSRRERQQLTRTTADIFRLVPFAVFIIVPFMEFLLPVFLKLFPNMLPSTFQDKMKEQEALKRRLTARIEYAKFLQDTVKQMAKEVQNSRSGEIKQTAEDLDEFLNKIRKGSSVSNEEILGFAKLFNDELTLDNISRPRLVNMCKYMGISPFGTDAYLRYMLRKRLKRIKDDDRLIQAEGIETLTEAELREECRERGMLGLVSVDEMRQLLRDWLDLSLNHAVPSSLLILSRAFMVSGKLKPEEVVQATLSSLPDEVVDTVGVASLPSEDSVSERRRKLEYLEMQEELIKDEEEDKEEARIKESAIDEGDIALKEMKIPTAREVHEQARARAAEKQEQLCKLSRALAVLASASSVSREREEFLRLVNQEIEMYNTMVEKEGTDGEAEALKAYKAAREESDNAAEVAIADKVSSALINRVDAMLQKLEKEIDDVDAKIGDRWQLLDRDFDGKVTPEEVAAAAMYLKHTFGKEGVQELISNLSKDGDGKILVEDIVRLGSQADDDNTTELEGRG